TGATGGAGGTCTTTCCCCATGACGGCGGTCAATGAGCTCTATCAGCAGGTGATCCTCGATCACAACCAGCGTCCCCGCAACTACAAGGTGCCCGAGCACACCACGTGCCACGCCCTTGGCCACAACCCGCTCTGCGGCGACAAGTTCACGGTGTTTCTCGAGATGGACGGTGACGTCATCAAGGACATCGGATTCCAAGGGTCGGGGTGCGCCATCTCGAAGGCGAGCGCCTCGCTCATGACGTCTGCGGTGACCGGCATGGGGCGTGAAGACGCGCATGCGCTGTCTGAGCGGTTTCGTCAGATGGTCACAGGAGAGGACATCGATCCGGACGAGCTCGACAAGCTTGCGGTGTTCAGCGGGGTGAGCGAGTTCCCCGCGCGGGTGAAGTGCGCCACGCTGGCGTGGCACACCCTCGACGCCGCGCTCGACAACCAGTCGGAGGTCGTCTCGACCGAGGAAGGCCAGGAGGCAGAGTGATGCGCACGCATGAAGAGGTTCGGGTATCGCGAGACGTCGAGGCGGTGCAGATTCCGTTCGGCGACAAGATCGTCATCCCCGCGGGTTCCGAGGTGACCATCACCCAGGCGCTGGGCGGCACCTTCAC
This Pseudomonadota bacterium DNA region includes the following protein-coding sequences:
- a CDS encoding SUF system NifU family Fe-S cluster assembly protein; the protein is MTAVNELYQQVILDHNQRPRNYKVPEHTTCHALGHNPLCGDKFTVFLEMDGDVIKDIGFQGSGCAISKASASLMTSAVTGMGREDAHALSERFRQMVTGEDIDPDELDKLAVFSGVSEFPARVKCATLAWHTLDAALDNQSEVVSTEEGQEAE